Genomic segment of Arachis hypogaea cultivar Tifrunner chromosome 16, arahy.Tifrunner.gnm2.J5K5, whole genome shotgun sequence:
acaaaatatatacaaaagagatacTTGTAAACATCAATTATATCTTACCAAAATTAGTCAGAATTTGTCTCCATTTTATTTTTAACAGATGAATTAAGTTTGGGAAACATTTCATCTTATTTGTCCATTTTATTCATATTTGgctgctcttttttttttccagctggaataataattttttacatcTATAACTGAATTTGGCAAAGTAATATATATACGTTTAAATTTTCTGTCAAAATCAGTAAATCACGTATAAAGAAACTCCAAATATAATTGTTTAACAACAAAATTGATTCTCAAATTAACATTTTCATACATCAAAATTAACTATTTAATTTGCAATAGTGGgcaattataataatataattgagTTGAATAGTGGATATTACATATGGAAAAAAATTGTATTCCTAAAAGATGAAAAGAATATAAATATTTCTTTAACCATTTATGACAAACGAAACAATCAAAGTATTTGGACCCAAATACCCTCACTAGGAATTTGTTGGTGTACCACAAATATTATGTAGAAACCGGGTGGTGCAAGAATTGGTGACTTTGGTGTGGTAACCTCAATTTCATAAGTTGATGCCCCAAAAACCTTAGTAACATTAATTTTCTCCAACACCAATAATCTTTGATTCATTGAGAACGAGTGTGTGTTAAAAGGTGGCGCCAACATTGTCACATACAACAAATCTTGAGCCAACATTGCTTCCACTTGAAATTGCACCCTCAACATTTGACCATAAATCAATTGGTCTTGAAATTGTGACATAATTCTAGGTCGTAAATGATCAAAAGCGGGTTCCAAATAAGAAGGAGAAAATGcttcgacgctcaagtcagtaaaaAACAACACGTTGGTGAAATTGTAATACTTATTAGGGTTGCTTCCCGCCACTATAACCCTACCATCACGAACCAAAATTGCTGTTGAATGGTACATACGTGGAATAGTAGTTGGATTTTGGACTTCAAATCTTGACCCAATTGGATTATCCGTTTTGTAGAGAAACGGGTTCAAAATCGGATCGCGGGCATATCCCCAACCGGCAGTACCCGAACCGGCTCCGTTTATAATCAAAACGTTGCCGTTTGGAAGCATAATCATGTCACTCATGACCCTACCCTTAGGCATTGTCTCCATAACCCATTTTGGATTCGGGTCGGTAATTTTAATCCGACCGCATGTATTCAAAGCTCCGAAAAACCGACCCGCCCTAGCATACTTAAAAGAATTTTTTGGGGCTCCACCACAAACCAAAACCTCAGCTTCCACATATGAATTATTACCTTGTAACATTTTCAATGGTAACATAACTGCTGAACCTGTGCTAGGGTAACACCTTGGATCCCCATTTGGAATATCTGGATAAGTTTTGACAACAACATTCTTAGCATAATTGAAGAGTATGGATTTATtattggcaaagatgaaaagaTTGCCATCAACATTGAGAAATACGAAAGGGTATAAATTGTTCTCTGCTCCAATGTCGTTTGTTTGAACAAGGAATGGTAAACTATGAATGTGTTGTGTTGCTAATAAATCATTGTTTGGGTAAAATTCATAGTTGAATTGTCGCCGGCCACCAATCACAATTTGTCCACCGTCCGGTAGCTTTTGGTTGGTGGCATACCTGTAATATGTAAcatcattttttttgttattttattaagacaaaaattatgaagaaaaaaaaaatattgccgAATTATATCTCCGCCCAAAAGTAATAGTGACAAAGATACAAATTAAATATGTCTTGATCTGATCTTTGATCATAGTATTTTTAGGAAAAGTATAGATAATTAACAacatttttgaacaatgtgtgaacaatgtgaattaataggattaaaagaataaattaatcttaaattcaattaatagCATTAAATAAgaatgtagtgtatttttatttgattggtggttgttcatattgttcaagatGATCATTATTTACCTAGCACTCctcatatttttattacaaaatatttaccataaatctgaaaataaattaaaagatgttGATAGGTcaagatttttaataaaaaaacaaagaatttGTTAACGTTGActcaaatatataaaaaatttaacaaaaacatATTGATCAGTTTATGATTAAACCCATAGTATCAAACTTGTATGGTATGAACCTTGTCTTATTTGAAATAGACTATGGGTGTAATTATTTATGTACTCAAAATTCAGAaatatatatttaagtttttttttttttaaagtaatgaAAAGTAATGTTTATTATGCAGATAAATGTGAGACATTTAGAAATGAGACGAATTAATAATATATGCACAGTAAATGTTTGAGCCAAAATTTTGTATGCAAATCCAATTActtctcttttttatattttcaatgattattttgagaatttaattttgattaatacTAATAATGTAAAGAAatttacaaatataaaaaattttacaattaaaaggtgtaaattttttaaataaattaaattctttttttgatttattaaaatttaccAAGACTAAAAATGAAACTATGATGCATGTAGTCCAATTGAGTTTAATCTAAAAATGAGTCAGTATGATTGTTAATTAagtgaaattaatagttaaaaattattaaataatttgatatatttaattaaattattatttaagtcAACTATTAACTTTGTTTAAGTGTTTAAggtgaaaatttaaataaattcgaCTTTGcgtaaagttgatatttgagagccgttaaataaaaatttagtccaaTCAGTTAAATTATCAGCTTCAAGTCTATATAATGACGGTGAAAACATAACAAAGACATTACCACCGGCGGACGGAGAGTTGGCCGGGAAATTCTATCCAGTCGCAAGTAGCATTTGGCGAACACGGCGAGAAGGTGCGAACGGCGCGGTCGCCGTCGTTGAATCCTCCG
This window contains:
- the LOC112754331 gene encoding aldehyde oxidase GLOX1 translates to MGTGSISVVILLVLVGGDTALSGGGEWQLLQKSIGIVGMHMQLLQNDHIVIYDRTDFGLSNLSLPNNRCRHNQREMVVTIDCTAHSVEYDVVSNTFRPLFVQTDVWCSSGSVSPNGTLVQTGGFNDGDRAVRTFSPCSPNATCDWIEFPGQLSVRRWYATNQKLPDGGQIVIGGRRQFNYEFYPNNDLLATQHIHSLPFLVQTNDIGAENNLYPFVFLNVDGNLFIFANNKSILFNYAKNVVVKTYPDIPNGDPRCYPSTGSAVMLPLKMLQGNNSYVEAEVLVCGGAPKNSFKYARAGRFFGALNTCGRIKITDPNPKWVMETMPKGRVMSDMIMLPNGNVLIINGAGSGTAGWGYARDPILNPFLYKTDNPIGSRFEVQNPTTIPRMYHSTAILVRDGRVIVAGSNPNKYYNFTNVLFFTDLSVEAFSPSYLEPAFDHLRPRIMSQFQDQLIYGQMLRVQFQVEAMLAQDLLYVTMLAPPFNTHSFSMNQRLLVLEKINVTKVFGASTYEIEVTTPKSPILAPPGFYIIFVVHQQIPSEGIWVQIL